Proteins encoded within one genomic window of Pongo pygmaeus isolate AG05252 chromosome 6, NHGRI_mPonPyg2-v2.0_pri, whole genome shotgun sequence:
- the LOC129040409 gene encoding putative uncharacterized protein FLJ44672, producing the protein MTSLDQAYASQWPFRPSFCLLAASPGPELPQVGLSRPSSSSWLHLQAHLLPHNNVFPLSSCSAPGGLCRRKTSSHQVLQHTLLSPGGLNRASSCVTVASPGSALASRRSSPAKFLPAFQQPRQAQFLPHIVVIGPSSCLTVASPGPAPVPDRLSRPKSSSSWPLQANLLPHTGFFRPSSCLLAASPGPAPASWWPLQAQLLPPIGLTADSSGPISASLRRPPQAKLLSFSSLYTPSSCHSVAFLGQAYESQGRYQAQLLSHGNLPLVRFLPVSQQPGQAQVLSHTGLYTQLMPHGGLSRPSSFPGMSSPGLKLP; encoded by the coding sequence ATGACCTCTCTAGACCAAGCTTATGCCTCACAGTGGCCATTCCGGCCCAGCTTTTGCCTTTTggcagcctctccaggcccagaacttcctcaagtgggcctctccaggcccagctcttcctcctggcTGCATCTCCAGGCCCACCTCCTGCCTCACAACAATGTGTTTCCACTCAGCTCCTGCTCAGCTCCTGGTGGCCTTTGTAGGCGCAAAACTTCCTCACATCAAGTTCTCCAGCACACACTTCTGTCTCCCGGTGGCCTGAACAGGGCCAGCTCCTGCGTGACAgtggcctctccaggctcagctcTTGCCTCACGGAGATCATCCCCGGCCAAGTTCCTGCCTGCCTTCCAGCAGCCTCGACAGGCCCAGTTCCTGCCTCACATTGTTGTCattgggcccagctcatgcctcacggtggcctctccaggcccagctcctgtcCCTGACAGGCTTTCCAGGCCAAAATCTTCCTCAAGTTGGCCTCTCCAGGCTAATCTCTTGCCTCACACTGGCTTCTTTAGGCCCAGCTCATGCTTATTggcagcctctccaggcccagctcctgcatcttggtggcctctccaggcccagctcctgcctcccatcGGCCTCACAGCAGATTCTTCAGGCCCAATATCTGCCTCACTGCGGCGCCCCCCCCAAGCCAAGCTCCTGTCTTTCAGCAGCCTCTACACACCCAGCTCCTGCCACTCGGTGGCCTTCTTAGGCCAAGCTTATGAGTCACAAGGGCGTTACCAGGCCCAACTTTTGTCTCATGGCAACCTTCCCCTGGTCAGGTTCCTGCCTGTCTCCCAGCAGCCTGGACAGGCCCAGGTCCTATCTCACACTGGCCTCTACACCCAGCTCATGCCTcatggtggcctctccaggcccagctccttccCTGGGATGTCATCTCCAGGCCTAAAACTTCCTTAA